The following are from one region of the Channa argus isolate prfri chromosome 6, Channa argus male v1.0, whole genome shotgun sequence genome:
- the LOC137129533 gene encoding extracellular calcium-sensing receptor-like, with translation MHKTGDVIFGGLFQIHFFSTDPVLSFTSEPPQLTCHGFDVLGFRKAKTMAFAIDEINRNSKLLPNVTLGYSLYDNCLQLGVGFRAALSLVSGQEEQVVLDETCVGTPPVIGIVGDSSSTRCIAISSVLGLYKVPMVSYFATCSCLSDRQKFPSFFRTIPSDTFQVRAVIQILKHFGWTWAGLLISDDDYGLFAARSFQSDLSQSGGGCLAYLEILPWGENPAEVKRIVDMMKKSTARVVIVFAHESHMINLMEEVVRQNVTGLQWIASEAWTSAAVLQTPQLMPYLGGTLGIAIRRGEIPGLRDFLLQTRPDLQHNNSHENSLVNQFWEDTFQCRFAPPPAGWVEAGGALCTGQEHLENVETEFLDISNLRPEYNVYKAVYALAYALDDMLHCEPGTGPFSEHSCGSLQRFELWQLVYYLGKVNFTTPFGDQVLFDENGDALPIYDIMNWLWLPDGRTEVQNVGEVKKLPFKSEQLTLNEEKIFWNFESREPPRSVCSESCPPGTRMATKKGKPVCCFDCIPCSEGMVSNKTDSMECTSCPEDFWSSPQRDNCVPKNIEFLSYNEPLGICLTTTSLMGTFICAVVLGIFIHYRQTPVVRANNSELSFQLLLSLKLCFLCSLLFIGHPRPWTCQLRHAAFGISFVLCISCILVKTMVVLVVFKASTPGGEASLKWFGAVQQRGTVLVLTCVQAAICTAWIVSASPAPHKNTQYYNDKIVYECVVGSTIGFSVLLGYIGLLAVLSFLLAFLARNLPDSFNEAKLITFSMLIFCAVWVAFVPAYVSSPGKYADAVEVFAILASSFGLLMALFGPKCYIILLRPERNTKRAIMGRDNKS, from the exons ATGCACAAAACCGGAGATGTGATTTTTGGTGGGCTGTTTCAAATTCACTTCTTTTCCACAGATCCTGTCTTGTCTTTCACTTCTGAGCCACCACAGCTGACCTGCCATGG ttttgatgTTCTAGGATTTAGGAAAGCCAAAACCATGGCCTTTGCTATTGATGAGATCAACAGAAACTCCAAGCTGCTGCCTAATGTGACTCTGGGATACAGTCTGTATGATAACTGCCTCCAACTGGGAGTTGGGTTTCGTGCAGCTTTGTCATTAGTCAGTGGTCAAGAGGAGCAGGTTGTATTAGATGAGACTTGTGTAGGAACCCCTCCAGTCATAGGGATTGTGGGTGATTCTTCCTCTACACGTTGTATTGCCATCTCCTCGGTCTTAGGTTTGTACAAAGTACCTATG gtGAGTTATTTTGCCACATGTTCCTGCCTAAGTGATCGTCAAAAGTTTCCATCTTTCTTTAGAACAATCCCAAGTGATACATTTCag GTTCGTGCTGTGATTCAGATACTTAAACACTTTGGCTGGACCTGGGCAGGTCTGCTCATTAGTGATGATGATTATGGACTCTTTGCTGCCCGCTCCTTCCAATCTGACCTGAGTCAGTCTGGTGGAGGTTGTCTGGCCTATTTGGAAATTTTGCCGTGGGGTGAAAATCCAGCAGAAGTAAAGAGGATTGTGGATATGATGAAGAAATCCACAGCTCGCGTGGTCATTGTGTTTGCGCATGAGAGTCACATGATTAACCTCATGGAAGAG GTGGTGAGGCAGAATGTGACAGGACTGCAGTGGATTGCCAGTGAAGCTTGGACATCGGCTGCTGTGCTTCAGACCCCCCAGCTCATGCCGTACCTGGGTGGGACACTGGGCATTGCCATCCGTCGTGGGGAAATTCCTGGGCTCAGAGACTTTCTGTTACAAACACGTCCTGACCTGCAGCACAACAACAGCCACGAAAACAGCTTG GTAAATCAGTTTTGGGAAGACACATTTCAGTGCAGATTTGCTCCACCTCCAGCAGGTTGGGTGGAAGCTGGGGGAGCACTATGCACAGGACAAGAACATCTAGAGAATGTGGAGACTGAATTCTTGGACATTTCAAACCTTCGGCCCGAGTACAATGTTTACAAGGCTGTTTATGCTCTGGCGTATGCCCTCGATGACATGCTGCACTGTGAACCAGGGACGGGGCCTTTCAGTGAGCACAGCTGTGGGAGTTTGCAGAGATTTGAGCTGTGGCAG CTTGTGTATTACCTGGGAAAAGTGAACTTTACTACACCATTTGGTGATCAAGTGTTATTTGATGAGAATGGTGATGCTTTGCCAATATATGACATCATGAACTGGCTGTGGCTCCCTGATGGAAGAACTGAAGTTCAGAATGTGGGTGAAGTGAAAAAGTTGCCCTTCAAAAGTGAACAACTCACTCTGAATGAAGAGAAAATCTTCTGGAATTTCGAATCGAGAGAG CCTCCCCGGTCAGTGTGCAGTGAGAGCTGTCCTCCAGGTACCCGCATGGctacaaagaaaggaaaacctGTGTGTTGCTTTGACTGCATTCCTTGTTCTGAAGGAATGGTCAGCAATAAAACTG ACTCCATGGAGTGCACCAGCTGCCCAGAGGATTTCTGGTCCAGTCCCCAGCGTGACAACTGTGTTCCTAAGAATATAGAGTTTCTTTCCTACAATGAACCACTGGGCATCTGCTTGACAACCACCTCATTAATGGGCACTTTTATTTGTGCTGTTGTCCTGGGGATCTTCATCCATTACCGCCAAACACCTGTTGTACGTGCTAACAATTCAGAACTCAGTTTCCAGCTACTGCTGTCACTTAAACtatgttttctgtgttcattGTTGTTTATTGGTCATCCCAGACCATGGACCTGCCAGTTAAGACATGCAGCATTTGGCATCAGCTTTGTGCTTTGTATCTCATGTATCTTGGTGAAAACCATGGTGGTTCTGGTTGTGTTCAAAGCCTCCACGCCAGGAGGTGAGGCCAGTTTGAAGTGGTTTGGTGCTGTGCAGCAAAGAGGAACAGTTCTGGTTTTGACTTGTGTTCAAGCTGCAATCTGCACTGCCTGGATTGTCTCTGCCTCACCAGCACCTCATAAAAACACCCAGTACTACAATGACAAGatagtgtatgagtgtgtagtTGGGTCCACCATAGGTTTTTCTGTGCTACTTGGCTACATTGGCTTACTGGCTGTCCTCAGTTTTCTATTAGCATTTCTGGCAAGGAATCTTCCAGACAGTTTCAATGAGGCCAAACTCATCACTTTCAGCATGCTGATATTCTGCGCTGTGTGGGTGGCTTTTGTCCCTGCTTATGTAAGTTCCCCAGGCAAATATGCAGATGCAGTGGAGGTATTTGCCATCCTGGCCTCTAGTTTTGGCCTCTTGATGGCGCTGTTTGGCCCTAAGTGTTACATAATCCTGCTAAGACCAGAGAGAAATACAAAGAGAGCAATTATGGGTCGAGACAACAAGTCATAA
- the LOC137129534 gene encoding succinate receptor 1-like encodes MEPNCTELNVAPEKYYLSPSYAIEFCIGFPGNLLVVLGYIFCLPEWHSYNIYLFNLSVSDLIFLCTLPRLSYLYANNQSETMPFFCVLNRYVLHVNLYSSILFMVWLSMDRFLLIKYPTRNHYLLRLKTALILTGLSWLAVNVEVAPMIALMVQDLQNNNWSRCKDFASLKGNFNLLGYSSGLTLTGYILPLLALCGFYYTISHLLKTQERSIQHRTTSYKRPLRVVATTAAMFLVLYTPYHVMRNVRIVSQESWVAMQPCKIKYIEIMYITTRPLAFMHSVINPAFYFFMGDKFRELLLAKVRKLLSRVQQHKRPT; translated from the exons ATG GAGCCAAATTGTACAGAGTTGAATGTTGCGCCGGAGAAGTACTATCTGTCACCATCCTATGCCATCGAATTCTGCATTGGTTTCCCTGGCAACCTTTTGGTTGTACTTggttatatattttgtttgccGGAGTGGCATAGCTACAATATTTACCTCTTCAACCTGTCAGTCTCTGACCTTATTTTCCTCTGCACACTGCCCCGTCTCTCTTACCTATATGCAAATAACCAATCAGAAACAATGCCCTTTTTTTGTGTTCTCAACCGCTATGTCCTACATGTCAATCTTTACTCTTCAATACTCTTCATGGTTTGGCTTAGCATGGACCGCTTCCTGCTCATAAAGTATCCAACACGGAATCACTACCTGCTGAGGCTGAAAACAGCCCTGATTTTGACAGGACTGAGCTGGTTAGCAGTCAATGTGGAAGTGGCTCCAATGATAGCGCTAATGGTGCAGGACCTGCAGAATAATAACTGGAGTCGCTGCAAGGATTTCGCCAGCCTAAAGGGAAATTTCAATTTATTAGGCTACAGCTCAGGCCTAACATTGACTGGTTACATTCTCCCTCTGCTTGCACTTTGTGGTTTCTATTATACAATTTCTCATCTGCTCAAAACTCAGGAAAGGTCTATACAGCACAGAACAACATCATACAAGCGGCCTCTCAGGGTTGTTGCAACAACTGCAGCCATGTTTCTGGTACTGTATACCCCCTACCATGTGATGAGAAATGTCCGAATAGTATCCCAGGAATCCTGGGTAGCGATGCAACcctgtaaaattaaatacatagaGATCATGTACATAACAACTCGACCACTGGCATTCATGCACAGTGTTATTAACCCCgccttttactttttcatgGGTGACAAGTTTAGAGAGCTTCTTCTGGCTAAAGTCAGAAAGCTGCTCAGTAGAGTACAACAGCATAAAAGACCAACTTAA